A genomic region of Thunnus maccoyii chromosome 13, fThuMac1.1, whole genome shotgun sequence contains the following coding sequences:
- the LOC121909794 gene encoding LIM domain kinase 1-like, translating into MSRRDQRYRRGMKGRCCECSCILSHWYYEKEEQLYCKKHYWARYGEHCHGCKDTIANGLIMVAGEQKYHPECFTCTKCEMVIGDGDTYTLIERSELYCGHCFCPGVVSDVRSTTPLTKCPHMVALVSLPPRAGDRRGLTVATDLSQEKGSLVTVIGLDSAALSPDLLSSIHIGDHVLEVNGIPVRNISPDEIIHVIEDTSRPLQLTIEHIPHSSNDHPHSASVQDNISCPDPCVRDKLASIPKLPSLEEEPSQGEEADEPIRMSLSPPQHQGTMGMRSRHIMRSCSIDKCPLSPGALSLLSQRREMVRSESLRVDPGERTHRIFRPSDLIHGEVLGRGCFGQAVKVTHQETGEVMVMKELINFDEETQKTFLKEVKVMRGLDHPNVLKFIGLFYKDKRINFVSEYIQGGTLRETIMKMDKDFSWRIRVSYAKDIAAGMAYLHSMNVIHRDLNSYNCLVKEDQSVVVADFGLARLVMEERNQSRTSSLERPAKGPLSELRRPDRRKRYTVVGNPYWMAPEMIRGKSYDERVDIFSFGIMICEIIGRVNADPDYLPRTNDFGLNVAGFLQQYHPPQCPLAFLPLAALCCDMDSEKRASFSKLEEWLENLLMHLDIGLPLLSELEQLRRAFWQNHNHQHHPHNQDKTINSNEQTNSSQPQRQSPVPTQSLDNGNNHKEPNLLTQSKDQNSTPDSHLDEEQHTHDHHDMRTEHDHSCLNKDCKDNSQGNSQRCCRSTSRDSDKDTSDNYEHSLSGQPDAQREPTQPLQVNNSLLGRCNRPSRTSRVLWDRSTENSSFL; encoded by the exons GTGCTGTGAATGTAGCTGTATCTTGTCTCATTGGTACTATGAAAAAGAGGAACAGCTCTACTGTAAGAAGCACTACTGGGCCCGTTATGGAGAGCACTGCCACGGCTGCAAAGACACCATCGCAAATGGACTCATAATG GTTGCTGGAGAGCAGAAGTACCACCCTGAATGCTTCACTTGTACGAAATGTGAAATGGTCATTGGAGATGGAGACACCTACACACTCATCGAACGCTCTGAACTGTACTG TGGTCACTGTTTCTGTCCGGGTGTAGTATCAGATGTGAGGTCAACTACTCCGCTCACCAAGTGTCCCCACATGGTGGCGCTGGTGTCTCTCCCTCCCCGAGCTGGCGACCGACGAGGTCTGACTGTAGCCACTGACCTCAGCCAAGAGAAAGGCTCTCTTGTCACCGTGATAGG GTTAGACTCAGCGGCCCTCAGCCCTGACCTTCTGTCCTCTATCCACATTGGTGACCACGTACTGGAGGTCAACGGCATCCCTGTCCGCAACATTTCCCCGGATGAG ATAATACATGTGATCGAAGACACAAGCAGACCACTGCAGCTGACAATTGAACACATCCCGCATTCTTCCAACGACCATCCTCACTCAGCCAGTGTCCAGGACAACATCAGCTGTCCTGACCCCTGTGTCCGTGACAAACTCGCTTCAATACCCAAACTCCCAAGTCTGGAGGAGGAGCCAAGTCAGGGAGAGGAGGCAGATGAACCAATCAGGATGAGTCTCTCACCACCTCAGCACCAAGGAACCATGGGAATGCGATCCAGACACATCAT gcGCAGCTGCAGTATAGATAAGTGTCCCTTGTCCCCTGGAGCACTGTCACTTTTATCTCAAAGGAGAGAGATGGTTCGCTCAGAGTCTCTGCGTGTGGACCCTGGAGAGCGGACCCACCGCATCTTCAGACCTTCAGACCTCATCCATGGAGAAGTGCTTGGCAGGGGCTGCTTTGGACAAGCTGTCAAG GTCACACATCAGGAGACAGGGGAGGTGATGGTGATGAAAGAGTTGATAAATTTTGATGAAGAGACACAGAAGACTTTCTTAAAGGAG GTGAAGGTGATGCGCGGTCTGGATCATCCCAATGTTCTCAAGTTCATTGGGCTGTTTTATAAAGACAAACGAATAAACTTCGTGTCTGAATACATCCAGGGAGGAACTCTCAGAGAAACCATCATGAAAATG GACAAAGATTTCTCCTGGCGCATAAGAGTGAGTTATGCCAAAGACATTGCGGCTGGAATG GCATATCTACACTCCATGAATGTTATCCACAGAGATTTAAACTCATACAACTGCCTGGTCAAAGAG GACCAGTCTGTGGTGGTGGCAGATTTTGGGCTTGCCAGGTtggtgatggaggagaggaatCAGAGCAGAACATCCTCTCTAGAGCGGCCTGCAAAGGGCCCACTGTCAGAGCTCCGCAGGCCTGACCGGAGGAAGCGGTACACTGTGGTGGGAAACCCCTACTGGATGGCCCCTGAGATGATCCGTG GGAAAAGCTACGACGAACGGGTGGACATCTTTTCCTTTGGTATCATGATATGTGAG ATCATAGGTAGAGTGAATGCCGACCCCGACTATCTCCCCCGGACAAATGACTTTGGGCTAAATGTAGCTGGTTTCCTGCAGCAGTACCACCCTCCACAGTGCCCCTTGGCCTTCCTGCCGCTGGCTGCACTCTGCTGTGACATGGACTCTGAAAAACG TGCTTCCTTTTCAAAACTGGAGGAGTGGCTGGAGAACTTGCTGATGCACCTTGACATCGGCCTGCCTCTGCTCTCTGAGTTAGAGCAGCTCCGCAGAGCCTTCTGGCAGAACCACAACCACCAACACCACCCTCACAATCAGGACAAGACCATTAACTCTAATGAACAAACCAATTCTTCACAGCCACAAAGACAGAGCCCTGTCCCCACACAATCTTTGGACAATGGAAATAACCACAAAGAGCCTAATCTCCTTACTCAGAGCAAAGACCAAAATAGCACACCTGACAGTCATTTGGACGAAGAGCAGCACACACATGACCACCATGACATGAGGACTGAGCATGACCACTCCTGCTTGAACAAAGACTGTAAGGACAACTCACAAGGAAACAGCCAGAGGTGCTGCAGGTCTACAAGCAGAGACTCAGACAAGGACACGTCTGACAACTATGAACACAGTCTCTCAGGACAACCAGACGCCCAGCGTGAGCCCACACAACCGCTGCAGGTCAACAACTCGCTGCTAGGCCGATGTAACAGGCCCAGTAGGACAAGTAGAGTGCTATGGGACAGATCTACAGAGAACAGCTCCTTTCTCTGA